The DNA sequence TACATGCGGGCTTACCTGTTGACCGGGTTCTCCTGGTATTACATTGGTCACACGCAATACCGGTGGACCGAGCTGATTCAGATCAGCGATATTACGGGAGCCTACGGTGTGAGCTTTGTGGTGGTGATGCTGGCCGCCTGTTTTACCGATCTGCTGCCGATGTCACTGATGAAGCGGCTACAACTCTTTCCGACCAATCTGACACCCGAAGAACAGAACCTGGATCAGATTGGTCGCAAGCAGCTGATTCAGACCGCGGTCTGTCTGGCCCTGTTTCTGTCGGTACTGGGATATGGCTATGTGCGACGCGGGCAGGCTGAGTTTAAAGATGGTCCCCGTATCGCGCTGATTCAGGGTAATTTTCCGAGTTCCCTCAAACACGATCAGAATCAATGGCGGTCGATCTACCTGAAACATCTGGTGTTAATGGGAGCCGCAGTGCGTCATCAGCCCGATCTGGTGGTCTGGCCGGAGACGATGTTCCGCTGGCCGCTGGTGGATCGCAACGGAAAAACCAACGAACAGTTGCAGGCGATCGCGCCGGAAATTCCGCTGAAGAGATGGAGCGAAACTTCAGTTCAAAAACTTTGACGAATATGAGCCAGGAAGCGAACGCTGCACTGGTGATTGGACTCGACACGGTCTCTGCCGGTGACAAGCGTGTGGAGCAGTATAATTCCGCAGCCTTTGTGCGACCTGATGTCGGGATTACTTCCCGCTATGACAAGATTCACCGGGTCCCGTTCGGTGAGTATACACCCTTACGCGACACCCTGCCTTTCCTGCAGGTCCTCACTCCTTTAGGGGCCTCTTTCGGAATTGAACCCGGGAAGCATGCGGCAAACTTTGAATACCGGGACTGGAACTTCGCTCCGGTGATCTGTTTCGAAGATACCGTTCCCCAACTGGTTCGCTCGGTCATGAATCAGTCAGCGACGGTAGAGTCACCCTCGGCCCCGATCGACTGCCTGGTCAACCTGACCAATGACGGCTGGTTCCATGGCTCCAGTGAGCTGGATCAGCACCTGATTACCGCTTCGTTCCGCTGCGTAGAGAACCGGACACCGATGGTGCGTGCCGTGAATACAGGGATCTCGGCTGTCATCGATGGTGACGGCATGATTGTTGAGCCTGATGTCTTCATTGATGGTGATAATCAGGGTCGAAAATCGTTTGTGAATCCGAAGACCGGGCGGTGGAACAAATCGATGAATGCGGTTGTCATCGATACGGTTCCCCTGGATAACCGGACCAGCCTGTATACGAAATACGGCGACTGGTTTGCGGGCTTCTGCTGCTTTAGTGCCCTGTTTGTCTTCTTTATGGGGTTGTTGCTGCGAAAGCAGAAAACTGCTGCTGCCTGAAGCAGTTGCGTCTGACACCTGGCATGTCTGAGCGTCCGCTGACCGCGGGAGGGGCCAATCGTAACGATTCCGGCAGCGGGTGGCCGAAACGCCTCACTTCCAGGTGGTGGAACTGCGCGCCCCCCTTTGTTTTTGTCGGTTTTTCGAAAAAACAAGGCGAAAATCGTAGATTTGCGCCCTACCCTGCGCATTAAAATAGGCAACTAGAGCACGGGCCTTGTGCGCGCAGTTCCAGAGACTCAGGCACAAATTCACTTTAGATCTGTCACAGATTGTTAGATAAAAAATGGCACAGGACAGCTGGTATTACAGGCAGTCAGAAGAAACAACATCTGGTCCCATCTCTTTCGAAGAGCTGTTTTCCATGGCTCATGAAGGAAAGCTGACGCCACAAATGGAGGTCAGAGTCGGTGAGGGCGGGAACTGGTTCTCCGCAGCAGACATTGGAGGGTTGTTTGACTCAAGCGAGTCAGAGGAGACCGAACTCTCTCTGGACGATTTTTCGATCGTGGACTCTTCGTTTGGGATGGAGGAGAATACGAATCTGCCCTCAATGGAAGGTTTCTCAATCGTCGAAGAGGAAGATAAACTTTCTTCTGAGCTCGAATCTCAGCTCCCCCGCTTTGCCACTTTGGAAGCCGTGCGGAGCAAGCATCAGAAAGTGCAGTGGTACTGCCGGGTACTGAATCATGAACTCGGGCCGATGTCAGCCGATGATCTGATGCAGATGCTGTTCGATGGCGAACTGGCACCGAACGATGAGGTGAAGTCATCTGCAGAACCGGAGTGGGTTCCCGCGCGAACGGTGGTCTTCTTGAGTTCATCGGGAAGTGACCTGGACGTTATTGATGCGGAAGATATGGACGCAGACCAGATCGTACCGACTTCCGGCGAAACGGAGACCGAAGAGGCAGAAGCGGATGTTTCTGAATCATCCAGGAAAAAGAAAAGCAAGAAAAAGCAAGCAAAAGAAGAAGAGAAGAAAGCAGCAGAGCCACCCAAGCCACCGATCCTGAAGATGCGGTCCCGTCAGAAATGGTACTGCAAACTGGGAGGCATGGGTTACGGTCCAATCGAAGCACACAAAATCAAAATGTGGGCGGAGCAGCAGCGTGTCGAACCCACCGATTTGCTCAAGCTGGGCAGAAAAGGGGAGTGGTTTGAAGCCTGGCAGATTGAAGCGCTGCAGTTGAAAAAGCCCGAGCCAAAGAAAGAGGAAGCAGCAGCTCCCGCGGAAACGGAGAGCGCTGATGCGACGCCCACAGCGGCAACTCCCGCTGCCGCTGTTCCACCGCCGGCCAGTAGTCCTGCTGCCTCTCCTGCTCCGATGGCAGCGACTCCTCCCCCGTCCCGTCCCGCCAAGCCGCAGATTAAAGTCGCCCGTTCCAATCCATTCGAGGCGCTGGGGCCCATGATGGATCCCAAAATTCTGGGAGGTGTAGGCGGAGCGATCGTATTGGCTGCAATTCTGTACTTCGTCCCACTGGGAGACCTGTTTGCCCCCGGCGGAGATGCTGAACTGGCCAAGTTCAAAGCGATCCACCAGGAATTTCTGGCACTGCAACAGAAGCAGGCCAGCGATGCCGAGTGGTCCAGTTTCAAGAACAAGGTCAAATCAGAGATGGATCCCCTGATCAAAGAGCTCGAAACGAGTGCCGGTTCTGATCGCCCTCAGCTCCAGCAGATGCTCTGGGCGGGTCGCGATTATCTGCCCGGGATGCTGGACAATGCGCGGACCGAACCAAGTCCCGACCAGGAAAAATTTGAGAAGCATCTCAAAGAGGCAGAACGCATTATTAATGAGTGAGTTTGATGATCTGGAGTCCTTCCCGGTCTCCGAATCCGTCGGCTTCTAAGCAGTGCTTTACCGGCGGAAGGACGTGTAATTTACACGTCCGGTTGCGGTGGCGTCTTTTTGAGCCAGATCAGCATGCGGGCCGGCGAGGGATCTTCTCTGAGAAGTCCTTCCACCTGGATGAATTGATTCTTTCGGATGCGATAGGCGAACGATCGTGGCTGGGGCTGCCGTTTTCCTTTGTTCGGACCGGCGGTCACTTCCAGATCAAAATAAACGAAGACGTTGACATCTTCCATCCGCTGTAAGCGGAATTGCGCCTGGTGCTCGTGGATCAGTTTGCCATTCAGGTCAAATACCCGCACGATGGATTTCTTGCCGATGATTTCCTGTTCCACCTGCAGGGGAGACCCATTGCCGGCCTGATCATTGCGGACCCATTTTCCCGCGACAGCCTGATAGTCATCTTCCGGCGCGGGTTCCGCTCCCAGGAGGGGCGAAGCCAGCATGAGTATGAGGGGCAGTATGCGAAGGAGTATCATCGGCATTCCTGACTCTGTTCCTGGTAGAATGAAACGATCCACCGGCAGAGTGAGGATATCACCGGTACAACGTGGCGATTGTACAGGTTGGGGCTGATTGTGCCTAGCTGAGTCTTTCGAAATGCAGCGGATGATCCGATTCCGGATCGGCGACACGCATGGAGATCTTGCCGTCCAGGACGTCAGTGAGCAGATCACCGCAGACTTCCGCTCGCCAGCCTGTCATCAGGCGAGGCCTGTCGTCGCTCTGCTCTCCATACACATGATAGCGGACCAGGTGCCTTAAATCGGATGTCGTTCCCACCAGCGTCTGGGAAACATTCATCTCGGCACAACGGTTCGCCAGGGCAATACCCAGCAGTTTACCGATCACCTGCTCATCCTGATTCTGCTGCGTATTGGGATTTTCCTCCAATTGCGGAAGCTGGTCATTGGGAAGCTGCAGGGCTTTCTCAATTCGTTGAATGACCTGGGGAGCAAGCTTGAACATGTTCTTGCGATTGAGATCGCGGGTGGCGGTCAGGTCCTGTGGTGTCTTGGGTTTGCGTTTGGCCAGTTCGATTAACAGGTCGTCGCGGAGAATCCGACGGACCGGCTGGTTCTTGTCCTGGCCAACTTCATCGCGCCAGTCAAAGAGTTCGCGGACGATGGCCAGTTCGCGCGGCTTCAGTTTGTGCAACCCGGAAACGCGGCGCCAGTTTTCGCGGTGAAATTCGGAATCGACTTCATCGATCATCCGTTGAAATTCCGCCTGGGCCCACTCCAGACGGCCCAGGTCCGTTAATTCTTTTTCCTGGATCTTCCAGATGCGCAGTACGTACTTGACGTCGTCGAGAGCGTATTTGATCTGCTGGTCAGTGAGTGGTCTGCGGCGCCAGTCCGTGCGGGTCTCTTTACTGCCCGCTTTTTCTCCCAGCACGCGGGCGACCAGTGCGGTATAGGAGATGGGAAAGCTCCGCGAGCGGAGCCCTTCGGCGATTTGCAGGTCGATCAGCTTTTGTGGTTTCTTGCCGGAGAAGTGGCGGCAGAAACGAACCTCTTCGCGTCCGCCGTGCACGACCACCGTGGTGGAATCGTCGGTCATGATATCCCACCAGGGAGTCAGATCATCCACTTCGTAGGGATCGACGGCGACCGTGCGTCCTTCGAAGGAAAACTGCAGCAGGGAAAGTTCAGGGCGATAAGTGAATTCGGAAACGAATTCCGTATCGAATGCAACGATGCCCGCATCCTGAATCTGATCACAGAGTGCGACCAATTCCGACTGCTGCACAATGAGGGGGCTCGACATTCCTTGACCACTTCCTTTTCTTTTTCCAGAAATTCCCGGATTTCTCTGGCGCTGATGTTCTGATCGGTTGCTGCTTACTTAACTCCTAATGTTGTAGATATTTATTGTGTTCGTCAATGATCTAAGGGGCATTTTGTTCGAGGGAGGGGATTTGCAGAACCCCGCCGGAGCTGAGGGGGAGGCCCTGTAAACCCGCTGAACAGGGCCAGTTTGAGAAAAATCCGCCAAGTTTCACGGCGCCGCATGACGATTCTGGTGGTAAGCGGCGCTGGAATTCCGCGGGAGCAGCAGATTCTGCCGAATCTCCTTATTTCTTCATTCACTAAGCAGGAGCAGACAGTCATGGAAGACGATGGTCCACCGGGAGTCCCCGAATGGGTGGTGACTTACGGTGACATGATGTCGCTGCTGCTGACGTTCTTCATCATGCTGGTTTCACTGAGTGAAATCGTGAATGATGAGAAATACCGGTCGATTCTGGAGTCGATTCAGTCTTACACGGGTTATCGTACCGGCCCCATTTCACCTCCGGGAAAATATTTCCCGATGAACTCGATGATCGAACAGATGAGTATGCTGGGGGCGTTTACCGACAGTAAGGCGCGGGGACGCGGGGGGATCAAGACGAAGGCCCTCGAAGGCAAAGATGTGCGTATCTTCCGCTTCCGGGAAGGTGTGCCGGTTCCCGTCGGGAAGACCCTGTATTATGGTCAGACCCAGGTAGAACTTGACGAGGAAGGTAAAACGAAGCTGGACGAGATGATACCGGAGCTGGCGGGCAAACCGAACAAAATCGAGCTACGGGCTCATACGTCGGTGAAACCTTTGCCTCAGGACGGCCACTACAATGACAAACTGGTACTGACTTACCAGCGAGGGCGAGAGGCTATGCTCTACCTGATCCAGAAAGGAGTCGAGGCCAAACGGATTCGCATTACTGCTGCCGCCGATTACGAGCCTCCCCTGCAGACCGGGGATGAGAAAACGCAGCAGATGGACCGTCTGGATGTGCTGCTGCTGGACGCGTTTGTGGATGACTACGTCGGCCCCCGCAAATAGTGCGGAGGTCGAGAGAATCTGAACGCGTGATTGAGTGAGCTTATTCGCCCAGCATCTGATCAGCGACCCGTTGCAGATTGCGCGAGGAGCGATCCTGCATTTTCAGGATGTGAGGTGCAGCGGCTTCTTCGTGTGACTGATCGATACGGGTAATGATCCCGGGTGCCAGTGGCACATACATGGATGAAACACGGGCCTTCATGCTGTTTTCTTCTGCTTCGTGCATTTCCTGATCCTTATTCTGCATTTCATCGAGAACGATGGGATTCCAGGTCGCTTTTCTTTGATCGGCTGAAACGTAGTGCATCCGCGCCCAGCGTCTCAGTCTGAATTCCGTTAACAGAGAAGTCCTGGCTTGCTTATCTGTATCCATTCTGTGATGCCCTTCAGGGTTGAAACGTCATGAAATAACTACTAATCAGATCGTCGCGGCTTCGGGATTGTCCGAACTGAATTTGATTTCTGCTGCCGGCTTTCAGCGAGATAGAATGACAGAGAAGCTATTCCAGAAAAAATCCGAACAACGTGGTTCCTGGGAAGAAAGGCTAGGATCACAAAAACGAGATCAGGTGTTGCAGGCGGGGCGTTTGCTGCATTCGTGTTATTCCTTACAGTCGGAACCGGGGTCAGTCCTCATCAGCTTCCGATTCCGAGACGCGGTATCGAGAGAGGAACAGCGACACAAAGTCTTTAGTGGAACGGGTTACGTGCTCCAGCTGATGGGACTGTGATTCATGCAGAAACGTAAAGGACAGCAGTACGATCACCCCGGCGGTCAGCAATAGAGAGGATCGCACCTTGTGATTTTCACTGACCATGCTCAACATGGGTACGTACCAGGCGCGACTGGTGACCGGGATTCTCTGACGCGGATTCCATTGAGGCAGATCCAGGGCCAGATCGGGATCGACGGCAATGCGCTCTTCACCCGGTCGAACGGCATCAAAGTCGACCCGCGCGACTTCAGAGCGAAACTCAGGATCATGTTCCAGCGAATGGGCGATCTGTTTCAGGTATTCAACCTGATTTTCCAGCGTCACCAGCTGGACCTGGTTCGAGAGATACTCATTCCGTAGCTCAAGGTAGGCCAGGTACCGCGGCGAAAGGACAACCGCAGCGAACAGGCTCGCGGCGAGGAATAACAGCAGCCAGAATGTCAGCGAGATCATCCAGCCGATCCCGGTTTCTTCGTTCTGGTGCTGTCTGTGAGTCACGATGTTGATGGCCGATACAAAAGGGACACGATCTCTGCAGACGTCGGGCGCAGAGCTACCTCATCAAGATCGACAGGGTTGCACAGGTTTCTCCAGACCCTGTTAAGCTGTGGCGATTGGCGCAGCTGTGTCTATGGTGCCGGTTGGCTTGTGCTCAGCAGAAATGCAATGAGACGGGGCGGCGAATCGCATCCTTCAACTCATGTCCGCACAAAAAAACTCCCCGCGGAAACATGTTCCGGGGGGAGTTGTTAGTCTCAGAGTTGAGTGGAATCAATTCAGGAGATGGTACCGCCGAAGGTGGCTTCCTCTCCCAGAATCTCTTCGATTCGCAGCAGCTGGTTGTATTTGCAGATCCGGTCGGTCCGGCTGGCGGAACCGGTTTTGATCTGACCAGTGCAGAGAGCAACCGCGAGGTCGGCGATGGTGGTGTCTTCGGTTTCGCCGGAACGGTGGCTCATGACGGCGGTGTAACCGTTGCGTCCTGCCAGTTGAACTGCTTCGATGGTTTCGGACAGGGTGCCGATCTGGTTGACTTTCACCAGGATGCTGTTGGCAACCCCTTCATCGATTCCCCGCTGCAGACGTTTGGGGTTGGTCACGAACAGGTCGTCGCCGACCAGCTGGACTTTGTCGCCGATCCGTTCGGTGAGTGCTTTCCAGCCTTCCCAGTCGTCTTCTGCCAGACCATCTTCGATAGAGCAGATCGGGTACTTTTCA is a window from the Gimesia benthica genome containing:
- a CDS encoding apolipoprotein N-acyltransferase codes for the protein MTSTTISTEPNPSDLPEMEPQSVSDAQSSQPESTPDHALGQDIQRIINTARTSPAPTWGAWTLSGLTAVLMWASFTPVDFGPLGWVCLIPLLLLVRIPRATRLMYTATLCGGLLFTIPTLQWMRLGDPSMYIAWIALACYFALYFPTFVFLSRISVHRFRIPLPLAAPVMWVGLEYMRAYLLTGFSWYYIGHTQYRWTELIQISDITGAYGVSFVVVMLAACFTDLLPMSLMKRLQLFPTNLTPEEQNLDQIGRKQLIQTAVCLALFLSVLGYGYVRRGQAEFKDGPRIALIQGNFPSSLKHDQNQWRSIYLKHLVLMGAAVRHQPDLVVWPETMFRWPLVDRNGKTNEQLQAIAPEIPLKRWSETSVQKL
- the lnt gene encoding apolipoprotein N-acyltransferase — its product is MSQEANAALVIGLDTVSAGDKRVEQYNSAAFVRPDVGITSRYDKIHRVPFGEYTPLRDTLPFLQVLTPLGASFGIEPGKHAANFEYRDWNFAPVICFEDTVPQLVRSVMNQSATVESPSAPIDCLVNLTNDGWFHGSSELDQHLITASFRCVENRTPMVRAVNTGISAVIDGDGMIVEPDVFIDGDNQGRKSFVNPKTGRWNKSMNAVVIDTVPLDNRTSLYTKYGDWFAGFCCFSALFVFFMGLLLRKQKTAAA
- a CDS encoding DUF4339 domain-containing protein, encoding MAQDSWYYRQSEETTSGPISFEELFSMAHEGKLTPQMEVRVGEGGNWFSAADIGGLFDSSESEETELSLDDFSIVDSSFGMEENTNLPSMEGFSIVEEEDKLSSELESQLPRFATLEAVRSKHQKVQWYCRVLNHELGPMSADDLMQMLFDGELAPNDEVKSSAEPEWVPARTVVFLSSSGSDLDVIDAEDMDADQIVPTSGETETEEAEADVSESSRKKKSKKKQAKEEEKKAAEPPKPPILKMRSRQKWYCKLGGMGYGPIEAHKIKMWAEQQRVEPTDLLKLGRKGEWFEAWQIEALQLKKPEPKKEEAAAPAETESADATPTAATPAAAVPPPASSPAASPAPMAATPPPSRPAKPQIKVARSNPFEALGPMMDPKILGGVGGAIVLAAILYFVPLGDLFAPGGDAELAKFKAIHQEFLALQQKQASDAEWSSFKNKVKSEMDPLIKELETSAGSDRPQLQQMLWAGRDYLPGMLDNARTEPSPDQEKFEKHLKEAERIINE
- a CDS encoding ribonuclease D, whose protein sequence is MSSPLIVQQSELVALCDQIQDAGIVAFDTEFVSEFTYRPELSLLQFSFEGRTVAVDPYEVDDLTPWWDIMTDDSTTVVVHGGREEVRFCRHFSGKKPQKLIDLQIAEGLRSRSFPISYTALVARVLGEKAGSKETRTDWRRRPLTDQQIKYALDDVKYVLRIWKIQEKELTDLGRLEWAQAEFQRMIDEVDSEFHRENWRRVSGLHKLKPRELAIVRELFDWRDEVGQDKNQPVRRILRDDLLIELAKRKPKTPQDLTATRDLNRKNMFKLAPQVIQRIEKALQLPNDQLPQLEENPNTQQNQDEQVIGKLLGIALANRCAEMNVSQTLVGTTSDLRHLVRYHVYGEQSDDRPRLMTGWRAEVCGDLLTDVLDGKISMRVADPESDHPLHFERLS
- a CDS encoding OmpA/MotB family protein, whose translation is MEDDGPPGVPEWVVTYGDMMSLLLTFFIMLVSLSEIVNDEKYRSILESIQSYTGYRTGPISPPGKYFPMNSMIEQMSMLGAFTDSKARGRGGIKTKALEGKDVRIFRFREGVPVPVGKTLYYGQTQVELDEEGKTKLDEMIPELAGKPNKIELRAHTSVKPLPQDGHYNDKLVLTYQRGREAMLYLIQKGVEAKRIRITAAADYEPPLQTGDEKTQQMDRLDVLLLDAFVDDYVGPRK
- a CDS encoding FtsB/FtsL family cell division protein: MTHRQHQNEETGIGWMISLTFWLLLFLAASLFAAVVLSPRYLAYLELRNEYLSNQVQLVTLENQVEYLKQIAHSLEHDPEFRSEVARVDFDAVRPGEERIAVDPDLALDLPQWNPRQRIPVTSRAWYVPMLSMVSENHKVRSSLLLTAGVIVLLSFTFLHESQSHQLEHVTRSTKDFVSLFLSRYRVSESEADED